Proteins found in one Miscanthus floridulus cultivar M001 chromosome 4, ASM1932011v1, whole genome shotgun sequence genomic segment:
- the LOC136552889 gene encoding pentatricopeptide repeat-containing protein At2g41080-like yields MASSALKKLATGPPDARREEIIRLCSTGRVKEALHRRFRQCLWSEPGLFSHIFRACRALPLLRQLHAFAATSGAAADRFTANHLLLAYADLGDFLAARGVFDRIPKPNVMSWNILIGGYVKNGDLETARKLFDEMPARNVATWNAMVAGLTNSGLNEESLRFFLAMQREGMQPDEFGLASLFRCCAGLRDVVSGRQVHSYVVRSGLDRDMCVGSSLAHMYMRCGFLRDGEAALRALPLLNIVSCNTIIAGRTQNGDSEGALEYFCMMRGAGVEANAVTFVSAVSSCSDLAALAQGQQVHAQAIKAGVDKVVPVMTSLVHMYSRCGCLCDSERVCLGYSGTDLVLCSAMISAYGFHGHGQKAVGLFKQMIAGGAEPNEVTFLTLLYACSHSGLKDEGMSCFELMTNTCGLKPSVKHYTCIVDLLGRSGCLNEAEDLILSMPVQPDGVIWKTLLSACKIQKNFDMAERIAERVIELDPHDSASYVLLSNIRATSSRWEDVSKVRKTMREQNVRKEPGVSWVELKGQIHQFCTGDKSHSRQREIDECLEEMMTKIRQYGYAPDMSMVFHDMEDEEKEVSLAHHSEKLAIAFAFLSLPEGVPIRVMKNLRVCDDCHVAIKLMSKVTGREIVVRDVSRFHHFKDGKCSCGDYW; encoded by the coding sequence CGCCTCTGCTCCACTGGCCGCGTCAAGGAGGCTCTCCACCGCCGCTTCCGCCAGTGCCTGTGGTCGGAGCCTGGCCTCTTCTCCCACATCTTCCGGGCGTGCCGTGCTCTCCCGCTCCTCCGCCAGCTCCACGCCTTCGCCGCCACttccggcgccgccgccgaccgGTTCACGGCGAACCACCTCCTCCTCGCCTACGCCGACCTGGGCGACTTCCTCGCCGCGCGCGGCGTGTTCGACAGAATCCCTAAGCCGAACGTCATGTCCTGGAACATCCTCATCGGGGGATACGTTAAGAACGGTGATCTGGAGACCGCGCGGAAGCTGTTCGACGAAATGCCCGCGAGGAACGTGGCGACGTGGAATGCCATGGTCGCTGGGCTCACCAACTCGGGACTCAACGAGGAGAGCCTGCGGTTCTTCCTTGCCATGCAGAGGGAGGGGATGCAGCCTGATGAGTTTGGCCTCGCGAGCTTGTTCCGGTGCTGTGCCGGGCTTAGGGACGTTGTGTCTGGGCGACAGGTCCACTCGTACGTGGTGCGGTCGGGACTAGACAGAGACATGTGCGTTGGGAGCTCCTTGGCACACATGTATATGCGGTGTGGTTTTCTTCGAGATGGGGAGGCTGCTCTCCGAGCTTTGCCTCTGCTTAACATTGTGTCTTGCAATACCATAATCGCTGGAAGAACACAGAATGGAGACTCGGAAGGGGCACTCGAGTATTTCTGCATGATGAGAGGTGCTGGTGTGGAAGCAAATGCAGTCACATTCGTCAGCGCCGTTAGTTCTTGCTCAGACTTGGCAGCTCTTGCACAAGGTCAGCAGGTTCATGCACAGGCTATCAAAGCTGGAGTTGACAAGGTTGTGCCAGTCATGACTTCTCTTGTGCATATGTATTCTCGATGCGGGTGCTTATGTGATTCAGAAAGGGTTTGCCTTGGGTATAGTGGTACAGATCTTGTCCTTTGCAGTGCGATGATCTCAGCTTATGGATTCCATGGGCATGGACAAAAGGCAGTTGGTCTGTTCAAACAGATGATAGCTGGAGGGGCAGAACCCAATGAGGTTACTTTCTTGACCTTGCTATATGCATGCAGCCATAGTGGTCTTAAAGATGAAGGCATGAGTTGTTTTGAGCTTATGACTAATACTTGTGGACTAAAGCCAAGTGTTAAACACTACACTTGTATTGTGGATCTTCTTGGACGTTCAGGTTGTCTAAATGAGGCGGAGGACCTTATCCTGTCAATGCCTGTGCAACCTGATGGGGTCATATGGAAGACACTACTGTCTGCATGTAAGATCCAGAAAAATTTCGACATGGCCGAGAGGATAGCAGAACGTGTTATTGAATTGGACCCTCATGATTCTGCATCTTATGTTCTTCTATCAAATATTCGAGCTACCAGCAGCAGATGGGAGGATGTCAGTAAGGTAAGGAAAACCATGAGGGAACAGAACGTGAGGAAAGAGCCTGGAGTTAGCTGGGTGGAGCTGAAGGGTCAGATTCACCAATTCTGCACAGGAGATAAATCCCATTCAAGGCAAAGGGAGATTGATGAATGCTTGGAAGAAATGATGACCAAGATCAGACAATATGGATATGCACCGGACATGAGCATGGTTTTCCATGACATGGAGGATGAGGAGAAAGAAGTTAGTTTGGCGCACCACAGTGAGAAGTTGGCTATAGCATTTGCTTTCCTGAGCTTACCTGAAGGAGTTCCTATTCGGGTTATGAAGAATCTACGTGTATGTGATGATTGCCATGTAGCTATTAAGTTGATGTCTAAAGTGACTGGACGGGAGATTGTGGTCCGAGATGTAAGCCGTTTTCACCATTTCAAAGATGGAAAATGCTCTTGTGGAGATTATTGGTGA